The following are encoded in a window of Qingrenia yutianensis genomic DNA:
- a CDS encoding DUF1836 domain-containing protein: protein MGENKAVMILEEKNEKIVFPRWAELPEIDLYMDQLISFFEKKLAFLFDKDEKGVTSTMINNYVKHKLIMPPVKKKYSREHLAYLFVIITLKKVFTMSEIKMIIEKMTANGIASTVYDDFCDSAECACASVFGDKKIPRLDGFDPLLKSVSLAAAYKLYSQKLIEERR, encoded by the coding sequence AAAATTGTGTTTCCCAGGTGGGCGGAACTGCCCGAAATCGACCTTTATATGGACCAGCTTATAAGTTTTTTTGAAAAAAAGCTTGCGTTTTTGTTTGATAAGGACGAAAAGGGCGTCACGTCCACAATGATTAACAATTACGTCAAGCACAAGCTGATTATGCCGCCCGTCAAAAAGAAATATTCGCGCGAGCATCTCGCGTATCTGTTTGTGATAATCACGCTCAAAAAAGTGTTTACGATGTCCGAAATAAAAATGATTATCGAAAAAATGACGGCAAACGGCATAGCAAGCACGGTTTACGACGATTTCTGCGACTCGGCGGAGTGTGCGTGCGCGTCGGTTTTCGGGGATAAAAAAATTCCCCGTCTTGACGGATTTGACCCGTTGTTAAAATCGGTATCCCTCGCCGCGGCGTATAAGTTGTATTCGCAGAAATTGATTGAGGAACGAAGATAA